From the genome of Adhaeribacter pallidiroseus:
CGTCTTTACCCGCAATAAACAACACGGGGTAACGGGCATCTTTTAAAACTTTCAATCTTTTTTTGCGGTTACGCATGCCTTTTACCGCACCCAAAACTGCCTCCGTAGAAGTACTTTTACCAATAGTAGTCAGCATTTTGATTTCTTTCGAAAAAAACTTGCGCCGGGCCGGCGAAAACAATGGCGCTACAAAGGAATTCATGAACACCTCCAGGCCATTTTTTTAATAAATTTAATGGTTTTGGTGCGGGCTTCTTTTTTTTCCTTCGAGTCGGGTAAGGCACTGGAATGAAACAAACACAAGCCACTGAGCATACCGCGGTATTTTTCGGCAAAAGCTAAGGCGGCGTACCCCCCCATGGAATGGCCCACCAAAACGCATTTTTTAATTTCCAAGGCTTTGAGTACCTGGTACACGTAAGCCGCTGCCTCTTCCATGGAATAGCTAGCGCGGGGAGCAGTATTTTTACCAAATCCGGGCAAATCAATCGCAATAACTCGGTAAGTTTCCCGGAAAGGTTGAATAAAAGCCTCCCATATTTCTTTACTCTCACAGAACCCGTGCAAAAATACGAGTACTTTGCCCGCGCCACCAGAATCCGTAATGGTTTGCTCCTCTATGTCTTTCATCTTTTTAGGTGCATTAATCATGAAAAAACCCGTAAAAATTTCTTCTTACGGGTTTATCAAACGAAAACTTTGGATTATTGACCAGAATTAAGCTCTCGAATAATTAAGATTTTATTTCAGCTTTAACGTTTTTACGTTTGCGTCTTTAATTTTAAAATATTTTACTACTGCGTTATAATCATTTAAATCAACCGGAAATTTACTCAAATCAGCCTTGGTAAGTGGTTTACCGGTAGTACGACCGCCTACTCTACCCGGAATTAGAACAATTCTGTACACATTATTATTTGTAAAACGGGTGTAGTCTTTTCCTGGTTCAGCCAGGTTAAATCCAGCTTCTAGAGATAAAATTAATCCCAAGTTTGAGTAAGCATAATTAAAGGTGATTGGTGAGCCATCTACATAATAAGTTTGTGGTAGTGCACTCCAAAAGGGTATATCTTGACCATTACTCTGCCCAACTCTTGTTAGTAAATAAGCTAACACAATATCCGTTTCTCCAACTTCTATATCATTGGCCGCAAAATCTATTCCTATCTCATAGTTTCCATCATCGTCAGCCTCAAAATTGGGCGCCGGAAAATCAAACACCTGAGCAGTATCAGCAGAAGTACCAGGAGGGCCTTGCGGACCAACAGGGCCTTGGGCACCAGGGGTTCCAGCGGGACCAGCTGGTCCGGGAGCGCCATCTTTCCCATCATCGCCTTTGCAGGATGCCAGGCAAACTAATATAGAGAAAGCCAAAAAAAGTTGTAAGATTTTTTTCATAAGGTTGCGTGTTTATGTTGCCCCTAATAATAAAAAATAAAAATGAAAATATTCTAATTCTTATTAGAAATAGATAACATTTTTTTTCAGATTTGAAACACTGCTTTTTGCCTTATTGCAATTGCTTAAATAAGCTTTATAGCAAATTAAACAGCAAAGTCTATAAAAAAGAAACTCTTCGAACTTAAAAAATTTAAAATTTTTAAAATTTGTAACAGAATTGTACCCCAGCGTTACGCGCCAGAAATCAAATGATAGTAGGAAATTGATTTTGCTTGCTTAAACATTGGTATAAACCTGTTATAAAAACAAAGGAGACAATCAAAATTCGTCTCCTTTGTTTTTAATTAAATCCGATTAGATCTTAAACCGCAACTGCTTGAAAAAGTAAATGCCTGACCATTTTCTCCATACCCGATGGGTCGAAGCCGCATTCCCGGTGTAGTTCTAGTTGCGAACCGTGCTCGATAATGGCATCCGGAATACCTAAACGTTTTATTTGGGGATGGTAGTTGTTATCAGCCATAAATTCCAGAACAGCACTACCGAAACCGCCTTGCAAACAACCGTCTTCAACCGTTAAAATTTTATCGTATTTCTGGGCAATTTGGTGCAGTAGTTTTTCGTCCAGCGGTTTAGCAAAGCGCATATCGTAGTGGCCGATTTTTACGTTTTCTTTTTGCAAATTACGGCATACTTCCACGGCGTAATTTCCGACCGGGCCAATGGTTAAAATGGCCAACTCCTCGCCTTCTTGGATTGCACGACCGGTGCCTACCGTAATTTTCTTGAGCGGGGTGCGCCATTCGGGCATTACACCTTCGCCACGAGGATAACGGATACTAAACGGCCCCATATCGGGTTGCGAAGCAGTGTACATTAAATTGCGTAATTCGGACTCGTTCATCGGCGAGGAAACCACCATATTGGGTACGCAGCGCATATAAGCAATGTCGTAAGAACCATGGTGGGTGGGCCCGTCGGCGCCCGCGAAACCAGCCCGGTCCAGGCAAAAAACCACGTTTAAGTTCTGCAGCGCCACATCGTGAATTACCTGATCGTAGGCGCGCTGCATAAAGGAAGAATAAATATTACAGAATGGTATTAATCCCTGCGTAGCTAAACCCGCCGAAAAAGTAACCGCGTGCTGCTCGGCAATACCCACGTCAAAAGCCCGGTCGGGCATGGCGGCCATCATAATATTTAAAGAACAACCCGAGGGCATCGCCGGCGTAATACCCATTATTTTACTGTTTTGTTCGGCCAACTCTACCATGGTATGGCCAAATACGTCCTGGTACTTTGGCGGCTGCGGGGTATCGTGGTGTACTTTGTAAATTTCACCGGTTATTTTATCAAACGTACCCGGCGCATGCCATTTGGTTTGGTCTTTTTCGGCCAAAGCAAAACCTTTACCTTTTACCGTTAAACAATGCAGCAGTTTCGGGCCCGGAATATCTTTTAAATCGCGAAGAACGGATGTCAGATGATTGATGTCGTGCCCGTCAATGGGACCAAAGTAGCGGAATTTTAAAGATTCAAATAAATTGCTTTGTTTCAACAAGGCCGCCTTAATCCCACTTTCTACTTTAGAAGCAATAGCCTGGGCATTGGGCCCGAACTTACTGATTTTACCGAGTATATTCCAGATATCGTCGCGCAGTTTATTGTAAGTCCGCGAAGTGGTGATATCGGTTAAATACTCTTTTAGCGCTCCCACATTAGGGTCGATGGACATGCAGTTGTCGTTGAGAATAACGAGCAAATTGGTATTGGTAACCCCGCGTGGTTGAGCGCTTCGAAAGCCATACCGGCGGTTAAAGCGCCATCGCCGATTACCGCAATGTGCTGTCGGTTAACTTCTCCTTTGTATTGCGATGCTACCGCCATACCCAGGGCCGCCGAAATAGACGTAGATGAATGGCCCACGCCAAAAGTATCGTATGCACTTTCTTTGCGTTTCGGAAAACCCGACAAACCGCCGTATTTCCGGTTGGTGTAAAAAGTATCACGCCGGCCCGTTAAAATTTTGTGCCCGTAAGCCTGGTGCCCCACATCCCAGACCAGTTGATCTTCGGGAGTATTAAAAATATAGTGCAAGGCCACCGTTAGTTCTACCACCCCCAGACTAGCGCCAAAATGGCCGCCGTAAATAGAAACATTATCGATAATAAACTGGCGGAGTTCCTGGCAAACTTCTAAAAGCTGTTCAGGAGGTAATTTCCGGAGGTCGGCGGGCGAATCAATGGCAGCTAAAAGCTTTCCGGGCTTTATGAACATGGGCTAATTCTTGAATGGTATAAGCAGAACAAGGTGGCGCGTAATAAGTTTGCGCGCTTGTACGCGTACTTACGAATAATTCGCAAAATTAGTCATTTTATTTGAGCCGCTATCAGCAATATACCAGCTTGTTCCGGAATTTTTAATTTTTCAGGGCGCCATAACGCGCTTGGGCTTTGTTTAAACGCGCAAAAAGAATATTTTTTTTAAAATAATAAACGTAACTGGTTGGCTGTGGTTTATTTTCCAATTTCTGCCAGAACTGCCATTTGTGCTTCGGCAAGCCCAGGTTTATAATTTTTTCCGGTTCGGTAATTTATAAGTTAAACCTATACCCAAAGTTTCTTTAAACTGAACGCGGGGTCCTTTTTTATCAACTACGCCGTCTTCGTCCGAATCTACTTCGGTCATAATATCGTCGTCGTAAATAAGGTGGGTAAACAAGCTTACCGAAATGAGTTTATTTACTTTCATGTTAATGGTATTTTGCCAGTTCACATCAATGTTGCGGGGATTGCGGTTGTAATTCGAAAATAAATCAAGCTGGGTTAAAAAAGTAATATTTTCCATCAGCGGCGTCCGGAAACGCGCATTCAGGTAACCCCCAAATTCGCGTCGGAACCGGTCGCCAGTCCCCGGAATAATGGCCCCGGCGGTATCGCGCCTGGCGGGTTGCACCCCAAACGCTCCCGCATCAGCCAATGTTTGATCCCGGACAATGGTTACCTTACCCGTTACCGCCGACACAAACACCGAAAAATTTTCGCGGGGTTTATAATCGATGCCCAACGATGTCAGAATAAAAGCCGGAGCTAAAAAGCGGGAAACTAAAACATTGGTTTCTTTATCCAGGGTGCGGGTAAACTGGCTCCGGAAATTTAGCTGCGCGGCGTAATACCAGGCTTTAGATATATTACGGCCGTACTTAGAGGTAAGATCAATTTGATCATCACTTTTCTTCAAGCGTTCTTTATTTATTTTAGCTAAACCATAAACAAAATTATAGGTGTTGTTCCAGGAACTGCGGGCATCCTTGTAATTAATAGTGGTGGTAACCAGCCCTAACCCGGACACCGAACTTTGCCCGCCCGTGGCCCAGTTCGATAAGCTAACCTGGTTAAAATTAAGCGTACCCGTTCCGCCAAACTTCCAAGGCCTGGCTTTGGCTACCGTATCTACCGGGGTTATTACCGTTACCGGAGCGGTTTGACCGGTTACTTTAAAAAAAGAAAAAAGCAATAAACAACTTAACAACCAATGTTTTTTCATGCAGGCAGCATGTGGTAAGCGCGGCGTCAAAATAAAATAAATTTAAAAATTAAGATCGGCTTTTAAGTATATCCCGGATATCGGTAAGCAGTAGTTCTTCTTTGGTAAAGGTAGGCGTAGCCGGTGCGGCCTCTTCTTTTCGTTTCATGGTATTTATTGCTTTTACTAAAGCAAATATAGCTAATGCTATAATTAAAAAATCTACCAGACTCTGAATAAAATTCCCGTAATTAATAGAAGCGCCTTCGGTAATTACTTTACCACCTTGTATCACAGGTTCGCTCAGCACATACTTTAAACTTTTAAAGTCAATCCCCCCGATGGCTAACCCAATCGGCGGCATTAAAATATCATTTACCAGCGAAGTTACAATTTTACC
Proteins encoded in this window:
- a CDS encoding alpha/beta hydrolase — encoded protein: MNSFVAPLFSPARRKFFSKEIKMLTTIGKSTSTEAVLGAVKGMRNRKKRLKVLKDARYPVLFIAGKDDQAVTLEQTLAQCAIPVKATVVFLANTGHMGMFEKPFDTQNALRHFAESILI
- a CDS encoding alpha/beta fold hydrolase, translated to MKDIEEQTITDSGGAGKVLVFLHGFCESKEIWEAFIQPFRETYRVIAIDLPGFGKNTAPRASYSMEEAAAYVYQVLKALEIKKCVLVGHSMGGYAALAFAEKYRGMLSGLCLFHSSALPDSKEKKEARTKTIKFIKKMAWRCS
- a CDS encoding DUF3078 domain-containing protein, which encodes MKKHWLLSCLLLFSFFKVTGQTAPVTVITPVDTVAKARPWKFGGTGTLNFNQVSLSNWATGGQSSVSGLGLVTTTINYKDARSSWNNTYNFVYGLAKINKERLKKSDDQIDLTSKYGRNISKAWYYAAQLNFRSQFTRTLDKETNVLVSRFLAPAFILTSLGIDYKPRENFSVFVSAVTGKVTIVRDQTLADAGAFGVQPARRDTAGAIIPGTGDRFRREFGGYLNARFRTPLMENITFLTQLDLFSNYNRNPRNIDVNWQNTINMKVNKLISVSLFTHLIYDDDIMTEVDSDEDGVVDKKGPRVQFKETLGIGLTYKLPNRKKL
- the mscL gene encoding large-conductance mechanosensitive channel protein MscL; protein product: MSLLSEFKQFAVKGNVIDLAVGIIIGAAFGKIVTSLVNDILMPPIGLAIGGIDFKSLKYVLSEPVIQGGKVITEGASINYGNFIQSLVDFLIIALAIFALVKAINTMKRKEEAAPATPTFTKEELLLTDIRDILKSRS